In Mycolicibacterium nivoides, the DNA window ATCTGGTCATCGGGTCACCGATGATGGTCCTGCCGCAGTTGATGGAGCATTTCGAGACCGATCAGGCAGCCTGGCTCAACGCAGGCGCGATGCTGGCCGGGGCCATCTGGTCACCGCTGCTGGCCAAGAGTTCCGACATCTTCGGTAAGCGACGAGCGCTGCTCATCACCCTCCTCCTCGCTTGCGCAGGGGCCTTGATCTGTCTGCTCGCCCCCGAGCTGTGGATCTTTTTGGTAGGGCGCTTCTTCCAAGGAGCTGCGTTCGCCGCGGTTTTCCTCACGGTGGCCCTGACACAGCAGATCTGCAAGCCGACCGTGGCGATGGCGTTGGTCGGCGTGCTGACGTCGGGTTCGTCGGTTGTTGGGATCATCGAGCCGTTCCTGATGCAGCCGATCATCGAATCATTCGGATACCGCGGTGTATTCGCCGCAGGAGCCTTGCTTGCTGTCACCGCTGCACTCGGAGTGCGATTATTCATCCCCGAGTCTCCGATCCGCACGGGCGGCCGAATCGACGTGGTCGGGGCGCTGCTTCTCGGCGGCGGCCTCGGCACGACCCTCGCCTACCTCAGCCTCGGCAGTGCCGCCGGCTGGTTGTCCGGGGGCATGCTCGCGCTGTTGGCGGCCGGTGTCACACCGCTGGCGGGCTGGATGTTTCTCGCGCTGCGGATCGACGAACCCATCATCGATATCCGGGCACTGACCCGCCCTGTCCTGCTGACGCTGTTGGCGCTGGCGTTGGCGGCAGGGTCTTTTCGAAGCATGCTGCAACTGATGGGCATCACCACGCAGGTCTCCCCCACGCTCGGTCTCGGTTACGGGCTGGGCGGCGGTGATGCGATCGCGGCATTACTCGGTGCGGCCAACCTCGGCATCGTTCTCGGCGGCGTCGCCGCCGGATGGATAGCGGGCCGCGTCGGACCCGCACTGCCCCTTCTGGGCGGGATCGCCGTCGGCACCGCGGCGACCTTCGGGATGCTGGCAGGGGTATCACTGCTGCCGCTGGCGATTGCCTGTGGCGCCATGCTCGGCGTTGCCGCCGGTGCGATCGGCGCCTCCGGCTACAACCTGGCCACCAGTCTCGAAATACCCGAACGGCAGGGCATGATCGCCGGTCTGGTGTCAGTTATGCTCGCCCTCGGCTCAGTCGTTGTCAATATCGTCGGCGGGGAAGTACTCAAAGCTACCCGGGTCTCCGGCCTCAGCGTAGATGCCCCTGTCAGTACCGCCGCAGGAGTCCACCTCTACATCACGCTGGCAGGAGTGCTCTTTGCAGTGGCTGCCGTGCCCGTGATTGCACTGTCACGCAATGTCTTTCGATATAGAAAGCACCGTGACGGGATGCCCCAGCAAGTTCGTGCCTGAGACGACACATCGTGAGACGGGTCATCGCGACCTGTACTAATGCTCGCGGATCAACTTCCTGATGCTGTGTCATTCATTCGAGCCGCGATTCCGTCGAGGACGATGCCGAGTTGTCGTTCGAAACGGCTATCGCTGTCGTCGCGGGCGTGACCAGCCTCCCTGACCATCAAGAACTCCTCACCCAGCCAAGCACCACGCCCAGCAAGTGAGTACCGCGTCGGATCCTCCTTGGAAGACTGTCGTCGCTCTTGTTCTTCGATGACGAAGCCGACCACGAAGGCAGTGCTCAAATCGACGGCGTCATCTGCGTCCACGAGTGCCATTCCGGCCGCCGTCCATCGGGCGAACCAGACTTCCTTCTTCTGCAGGATATTCGGATCGGACAGCCGTGTGCCACTGAAAATCCGGGCACCGTCCCGGTGTTCGAGGTACTCCGAGCGCAAGATACGCGCATAGGCGCGGAGGTCGTCGCGCCAGTCGTCGCCGGGGCCAATCGTCGACAGCGCGATTCCGACTCGGCGCATGACCTCGGTGGCCATCTCGTCGAGCAACTCTTGCTTGTCACGCACATGCCAGTACAGGGCCGGCGCACGGACATCGAGCGCGGTCGCCAGCGCACGAACAGTCAGGGCATCCATGCCGTGTTCGTCGAGCAGCTCAAGAGCTGTCGCCACGATTCGTTCCCGGGTGATGCCCTTCGTCATGGCTGAGACCTTAACCGTGTTAAAGCATCCCGACCAGGTCCCAATTGCCATGAAGAGCAGCTGTATGCGATCACCGGATCCCGATCGATCGGACCGCGATGGCCAGGACTCGGCTCCGGAGCCGCCCGCCCGTCAGGCTGTCATCGTCGACTGTGGTTCCGGTGCGTTCACTGTGCCGGGCTCGATGATCTCCCTGCCATTGGTCTCCGGTCCGTAGGCCAGTGCGATCAGGGTCAACGCGGTCAGGATGCCAAGGTAAACCACGATCACCCACCAGTGGCCGAATGCGGCGATCAACGCGGTGGCGATGAGCGGCAGGAAGCCACCAGCCAGCACCGATCCGATCTCACGGGCGAACGCGAAACCGGACAGTCGGGTCCGGGTGTCGAACAGCTCGGCGAAGTACGCCGCCTGAGGGGCCAGCATCGCCGGATACAGAATACCTAGTCCGACAACAAATCCCAGGATCAGCAGCGGGGTACTCAGGGTTTCGAGCAGCAAGAAGAATGGCACCAGCCATAGCACGGAGAGCAGGGCGCCTCCGGCGTACACGGGCCGACGACCGATCCGATCGCTCAGGTGCGCCCAGATGGGGATGAACACCACCTGGATCGCAGACGCGATCACCACCGCCAGCAGGGTGGTACTGCGCTCCACTCCGAGGTTGTTGACGGCGAATCCCACGGCGAACACCGGGAACAGATATGCGAAGCCGTTCTCCGCCATGCGAGCGCCGATGACGACGAGGAAGTTGCGCGGACTGCGGCGA includes these proteins:
- a CDS encoding MFS transporter — its product is MAVTHTNGFPRSFERKYIVKPLQDDSVGGDLEHSWSKRLALWAAVLTLANVVADLVIGSPMMVLPQLMEHFETDQAAWLNAGAMLAGAIWSPLLAKSSDIFGKRRALLITLLLACAGALICLLAPELWIFLVGRFFQGAAFAAVFLTVALTQQICKPTVAMALVGVLTSGSSVVGIIEPFLMQPIIESFGYRGVFAAGALLAVTAALGVRLFIPESPIRTGGRIDVVGALLLGGGLGTTLAYLSLGSAAGWLSGGMLALLAAGVTPLAGWMFLALRIDEPIIDIRALTRPVLLTLLALALAAGSFRSMLQLMGITTQVSPTLGLGYGLGGGDAIAALLGAANLGIVLGGVAAGWIAGRVGPALPLLGGIAVGTAATFGMLAGVSLLPLAIACGAMLGVAAGAIGASGYNLATSLEIPERQGMIAGLVSVMLALGSVVVNIVGGEVLKATRVSGLSVDAPVSTAAGVHLYITLAGVLFAVAAVPVIALSRNVFRYRKHRDGMPQQVRA
- a CDS encoding TetR/AcrR family transcriptional regulator C-terminal domain-containing protein: MTKGITRERIVATALELLDEHGMDALTVRALATALDVRAPALYWHVRDKQELLDEMATEVMRRVGIALSTIGPGDDWRDDLRAYARILRSEYLEHRDGARIFSGTRLSDPNILQKKEVWFARWTAAGMALVDADDAVDLSTAFVVGFVIEEQERRQSSKEDPTRYSLAGRGAWLGEEFLMVREAGHARDDSDSRFERQLGIVLDGIAARMNDTASGS